ttttttttataactcaAACATTCTCTGCCTGAAAACTGTAGTAGAaaaatttttccttttaatttcacATTGATAAATTAGAAAGAGAACAAAGGAAAGAAACCAAATAATAATGGAGATACCATGGAATAGCTTGGATAGCATTTGCAATTGCGCCACCCCAAATGaggataataaattaataatagatAATGTGAATGAGCCAACCCCAGAATTCGGGTGTTGGTTTAATCACGTCAAGGATGTGAGTTCAATATCTaaattgaaatggaaaattCATGTATAGGGCTATAGGCGATGATCACAAGTACAATTACCACTAAGAGTTGCAAAACATACACCACGAACGTCCACAAGTTTCATTTCCTAATTCATGTTGGCACTAATTAACAAGGGTCCTACCATATAGTGAATTAGTCTAATCCCAATTCTTAGAGGTTCCCGAATATTCCCCCCTAGCACCAATTCTATTTTCTCAGATGCAAATTATGTTTGCCATGACCTCAAAGTTTAGGTTCTGCTTTATAAAAACAGGATCAATTTATGAGCACAGCACAGCCATAAAAAGTTCTTTGATTATTCAACCTTACTTAATCTTCTATAGCCATGATAAAAACACTTGACAAAACAATCATCCTTTGAAGATGTGATACTTAGAAGTTAACAAACTGTGTGACAAAGAAAGATGTCAATAGAACTGAATTGAGCAAAATCTTAAAATTCAATGGCAAAAAATCTAACAACTGAACTGAGAAACTTTATGTCcaattgataaaattatatcaaCTGCAATTTATACCTAAGGTGGTAGACATCACATTAAATATAGTAAGCAATCTTCAAAGAAATCTTACCCTCAAGTTCTAACTAGAGTCTTTATCTTTGTCTTCACTAGTAACAGCATCTGAAACCAAAGTCAATGGTCTCTGATCAATAACCTCATCAATAATTCCAAACTCCTTTGCCTCCTCTGCAGTCATGAAATAATCCCTATCCATATTCTTCTGAATAATATCAACTGGTTGGCCTGTATGCTTTGCATAAATTGCATTCAAGGAATCCCACATCCGAACAATCTGCTTGGTATGAATAGCAATATCTTTTGCCTGACCACTGTATCCACCAGAAGGCTGATGAATCATGACTGTTGCATTTGGAAGAGAGCGCCTCTGACCCTTAGCACCCGCAGCCAATAGCAAAGAACCCATAGATGCAGCTTGACCCAAACAAATTGTATGAATCGGAGACCGGATATATTGCATAGTATCATAAATAGCAAGACCTACGTATAACAGAAACACCAGTGTATTAGCACACCAAATATATCATAAAGTAATAATAGCACTTGCCTTAAGCTTTTGACGtattaaaaaatgtgattttttttttcttttacaactACACAGCACATTAAAATCTTGGATAAAGAATTTTGCCTTTAGCTTTTTGCACATCAAAGACGGCACTTTTGTACTAATAAGTAATATCTCAAGGTCTTAATCCATTTTTCAAATGCATGAATCATGTTAGGAATTTATAGGAAGGGTCCCAAAAAGACACACTTAAGGGGCCTAAAAGACGCACCATAAGATAAAATGCAGTTCTTAGAACTTGCTGTGCTTCACACACCAcaaaaaccagaaaaaaaaaaaaagaaagttaatAACGCAACAAAATCGGCACATCACTAAAACGCAATTGCATAAACCTAAATGACAATAAAA
The genomic region above belongs to Arachis duranensis cultivar V14167 chromosome 3, aradu.V14167.gnm2.J7QH, whole genome shotgun sequence and contains:
- the LOC107477197 gene encoding ATP-dependent Clp protease proteolytic subunit 2, mitochondrial; protein product: MRGLLSSTKLIASKLFHHHHGGVAAATSPPQLMRNMSLIPMVIEHSSRGERAYDIFSRLLKERIVCINGPISDDTAHVVVAQLLFLESENPSKPIHMYLNSPGGAVTAGLAIYDTMQYIRSPIHTICLGQAASMGSLLLAAGAKGQRRSLPNATVMIHQPSGGYSGQAKDIAIHTKQIVRMWDSLNAIYAKHTGQPVDIIQKNMDRDYFMTAEEAKEFGIIDEVIDQRPLTLVSDAVTSEDKDKDSS